The nucleotide window GAGCGCACGTCCAGATCGCCGTAGGAGCGCAGACTGAACTTGCACAGTTGCGGGCTGTCTTCGCGCAGCAGGGCCGCGACCTTGACGCCGTGCAGGCGGCGCAACTGCTCCACAAAGCCTTCCATATCCTCTTTGAGGGCCTGGCAGCGGCTCAGGTCTTGCAGCCGTACCTGGCAGATGCCGATCTGCCCGTCATGCACCACGCAGGAGTTTTCCATAAGCAGCCCCCACAAACGCCAGCGCCCGAGGCTCCAGTTATTGTCCAGTTGCTCCCGCAGCCAGGGCAGGTTGCAGCCGTTTTGCACCAGATGCGAGGCCAGCGAAAGCACGTCGGCGCTGGTGTTGCCATGGCAGAAGCCGCCCGTGTCTGTTATGAGCCCCAGGGCCACAGCCAGGGAAAGATCGCCGGTCAGGGGAAGCCCCGCCGCCATGGACACGTAGGCCACAAGCTGGGCCGTGGCGGCCGCTTCGGTAACTACCCAGTTATCCCGGCTGCCCATGCCGTCGCCGCCAAGGTGGTGGTCAATATTCACGCTGTCGAGCTGGGGCAAAAGTCCGGCCAGTTCAGCGCCAAGGCGCTCCGGTTCGCCACAGTCGAGCAGAACCGCACACCGGGGGGTGAAGGGCGGGTGCTCCAGGGTCGTATGTACCACGGCAGGCATGGGGAAAAAATCCAGATATCCAGGCAGCCTGGGGTTGGCGTAAAGCATGAATTCCTTGCCCATGTCACGCAGAATGTGCCCCACTGCGGCCACGGATCCGGCGGCGTCTCCATCGGGATGGACATGGCCCGCCACAACAATCTGATCCATCTGGCTCAGGGCCTCGGCTATCTGAAGGGCCTTCTCGGCGTAAGGCCCAGGTATGGCATTAATCTGCTGCATATATTTCCACCTGACTTTCCACCATTTCTTCAGGGCAGACGGCCTCCATCATCAGCGCGCATTTGTCCATGCGGCTGCGTAAATGCCCTTCGCTGTTGGAAATGGAGACAACGGCCAGACGCAGGCTGCTCAGGCTGTTTTCTGTGCCTGCTTCCGCAATGGCCACATTAAATTTATTGCGCGTTTTCTGCTTCAAACTGTTGGCAACGCGGCGCTTGGCCTTGAGATTATCATTGCCGTGCAGGTTGAATTCCACTGTGAGTACTGCCATGAACATGGGGATATACGTATTTCGCGTCCCGGATGGGGGCCGGTTGATTTTGGCGGCTTGGCTGTGGCAGCCCGCAGACGGAGCCATTCTTTGGAGCAGCGCAAACCCAAAAAAGAGGCCAGAATTCCGCTCAAAGCGCTTCGGCCAGTTGGCCCGGCATCGCTAAAGAGCACAATGATGCTGGCCTGAGAATGGCCTGTTGGGAATGGTATCTGTTGGCGATAAATAATGCCAGCATTTTCAGCACGAAATGCTCAACGGTCATGCGTGCGGCTGCCAGAATCCTGTCAAAAACCGGGGGAAGGAATGCCTTGTGCAGGCATTCCTTCCCCCGAAAGAGTTCATACGTAGTTTTCACACAGCGGCTTGCCGGGCAGTTCCCGCAGTGTGGAGGCCGCGCTGGTTAGGGATGGCGACAGCAGATGCGTGGTGCACCTGCTGCGCCTCAACTTTCTACAGCGTCGCGGCTTCTTCAACAGTTTCGAAAGCTTCGATGCGGCAGCCCTTAGGCCGAAGGCGTTAGGGATGGCGACAGCAGATGCGTGGTGCACCTGCTGCGCCCCAACTTTCTACAGCGTCGCGGCTTCTTCAACAGTTTCGAAAGCTTCGATGATATCGCCAATCTTGACGTCATTGAAGTTTTCAAGGCCCACGCCGCACTCATTGCCCTTGACCACTTCCTTGGAGTCATCCTTGAAGCGCTTGAGGGAAGAGATCTTGCCCGTGTAGACCACCACGCCGTCGCGCAGCAGGCGTACACCGGCATTGCGGGCGATTTTGCCGTCGGCCACATAGGAGCCTGCGATAACGCCAACCTTGGGCACGCTGAAGGTGTCGCGCACTTCGGCCTGGCCGAGGTACACTTCACGCTGCACAGGGGCGAGCATGCCCGTCATGGCGCTCTTGATATCGTCCACAAGCTTGTAGATGATCTCATAGAAGCGGATATCCACATTCTCGTGTTCGGCCACGTCCTTGATCTTGGATGTGGGCCGCACGTTGAAGCCGATGATGATGGCCTGCGAGGCAGAAGCCAGCAGAATGTCGGATTCTGTAATGGCGCCGGTACCGCCGTGCACCACGTTGATGCGCACTTTTTCGGTGCTCTGCTTGAGCAGGGCTTCGGTGATGGCTTCCAGGCTGCCCTGAACGTCGGCCTTGAGCACGAGGTTGAGGGTCAGGGTTTCCTGATCGGACTTGCGCTGGGACAGGAAGGTTTCCAGAGTCACGCGCGATTCCGAGGCGAGGTCGCGTTCACGCTGCTTGATGGCGCGCGAGTCGGCGATGCGGCGGGCCAGCTTTTCGTCGCTGACCACAAAGAATTCCTCACCGGCTTCCGGCACGCCTTCAAAGCCCTGTACTTCCACGGGCAGCGAGGGGCCGGCGTCCTTGACCTTCTTGCCCTGATCGCTCATGAGGGCGCGCACACGGCCAGAGAAGGGGCCGCACACGAAGTTGTCACCCTGGCGCAGGGTACCTTCCTGAATAAGCACGGTGGCCACAGGGCCGCGTCCCTTGTCCAGCTTGGCTTCCACAATGTGGCCGCGGGCAAGCTTGTCGGGATTGGCCTTGAGTTCCATAATTTCGGCTTGCAGAGCCACCATTTCCAGCAGTTCGTCCAGACCCATGCGGGTCTTGGCCGCCACCTTGGCAACGATGGTGTCGCCGCCCCATTCTTCGGCCTGGAGGCCCAGTTCGGCAAGCTCACGCAGGACGCGGTCCGGGTCAGCCCCGGGCTTGTCCATCTTGTTGACCGCCACCATGATGGGCACGTTGGCGGCGCGCGAGTGGTTGATGGCCTCGCGGGTCTGCTCCATAACGCCGTCGTCGGCGGCCACCACAAGGATGACGAGGTCCGTCACCTGAGCGCCGCGGGCGCGCATGGCCGTAAAGGCTTCATGGCCGGGCGTGTCGAGGAAGACGATTTCGCCACGCTTGGTCTTCACGTGGTAAGCGCCGATGTGCTGGGTGATGCCGCCAGCTTCGCCGCTGGTGACGTTGGTCTTGCGGATGGCGTCAAGCAGCGAGGTTTTGCCGTGGTCCACGTGGCCCATGATGGTCACCACGGGCGGGCGCGGCTTGAGGGTTTCGGGCGCGTCCACGTCCTTGGGGGTCAGGT belongs to Desulfovibrio sp. and includes:
- a CDS encoding bifunctional oligoribonuclease/PAP phosphatase NrnA, giving the protein MQQINAIPGPYAEKALQIAEALSQMDQIVVAGHVHPDGDAAGSVAAVGHILRDMGKEFMLYANPRLPGYLDFFPMPAVVHTTLEHPPFTPRCAVLLDCGEPERLGAELAGLLPQLDSVNIDHHLGGDGMGSRDNWVVTEAAATAQLVAYVSMAAGLPLTGDLSLAVALGLITDTGGFCHGNTSADVLSLASHLVQNGCNLPWLREQLDNNWSLGRWRLWGLLMENSCVVHDGQIGICQVRLQDLSRCQALKEDMEGFVEQLRRLHGVKVAALLREDSPQLCKFSLRSYGDLDVRSIAADLDGGGHFNAAGGTLRMPLEQAGQVLLNHIGRYLDNLKNTAR
- a CDS encoding DUF503 domain-containing protein — protein: MFMAVLTVEFNLHGNDNLKAKRRVANSLKQKTRNKFNVAIAEAGTENSLSSLRLAVVSISNSEGHLRSRMDKCALMMEAVCPEEMVESQVEIYAAD
- the infB gene encoding translation initiation factor IF-2, with product MSEEKIKVSEFAKEFAKEFPAVPQKDMLRVMRELGTSAKTIAGSLSTEEAARVREHFAEQKQADAERSGSHPNVIVRRRRKDADKADAPEAAETASAVTEVSAPEAVEKPVEVESPAVVEAAPAPKAEAPAASPRKAPEKAEPVAAKAETADAPKATKARVVSAARVISRPGEEEKKPEPVVVEKKPTAPEVSPVAAALAARAADEAEVKAQEKAAAKAHEKNEAEKAAKAARVARPDASAMPEGSSAPTLPQRAPEARAEAWKDSDNTDDADGAPRRASRADGGQAPAAPQVRIISRPTPGSQQERPSRPMGARPAGGPGYSGPGGSGPGGPRGDNAGRPPRPGAPRPAGPGGPRPAGPGGPRPAGPGGPRPAGGGFGQQAAPASPTDSRDGQSKKKRLKGRRTVDFQQGDSVRRDDDDSVRLSRGKGRRKGGKPVPATTTQPLKAAKRKIRVTEAIRVADMAHQMGLKANEIIKVLFGLGIMATINQALDFDTATLVASEFGYEVEKVGFSEDDYLTPKDVDAPETLKPRPPVVTIMGHVDHGKTSLLDAIRKTNVTSGEAGGITQHIGAYHVKTKRGEIVFLDTPGHEAFTAMRARGAQVTDLVILVVAADDGVMEQTREAINHSRAANVPIMVAVNKMDKPGADPDRVLRELAELGLQAEEWGGDTIVAKVAAKTRMGLDELLEMVALQAEIMELKANPDKLARGHIVEAKLDKGRGPVATVLIQEGTLRQGDNFVCGPFSGRVRALMSDQGKKVKDAGPSLPVEVQGFEGVPEAGEEFFVVSDEKLARRIADSRAIKQRERDLASESRVTLETFLSQRKSDQETLTLNLVLKADVQGSLEAITEALLKQSTEKVRINVVHGGTGAITESDILLASASQAIIIGFNVRPTSKIKDVAEHENVDIRFYEIIYKLVDDIKSAMTGMLAPVQREVYLGQAEVRDTFSVPKVGVIAGSYVADGKIARNAGVRLLRDGVVVYTGKISSLKRFKDDSKEVVKGNECGVGLENFNDVKIGDIIEAFETVEEAATL